One Pyrus communis chromosome 13, drPyrComm1.1, whole genome shotgun sequence genomic window carries:
- the LOC137713014 gene encoding nuclear pore complex protein NUP98A-like gives MFGSSNPFGQSSSSPFGSQSVFGQTSSTNNNPFAPKPFGSTTPFGAQTGSNMFGGTSTGVFGATQASSPFPSSTAFGAASSPAFGNTTPAFGATSSPSPSPFGGSSGFGQKPVFGAFGSNPAQTSPFGSTTQPSQPAFGSSVFGSSTPFGGSSQPAFGATTTPAFGATSTPAFGATSTPAFGATSSPAFGATSSPAFGATTTPAFGATTTPAFGATSTPAFGAATTPAFGATSSPAFGSTASPTFGSTGAAFGVSSSPLFGSGGAFGASSTPAFGSSSSTFGTSTNPAFGASSAPGFGASSTPSFSFPSTPTFGQSSSAFGSSQFTTSSPFGAQSSPFGAQSTTFGNTGAFGQSAFGGQQRGGSRVAAYAATPEPDGGTGTSAAGKLESISAMPAYKEKSHEELRWEDYQLGDKGGPAPAGASGFGITTSQPNPLNPAQAFPQASSPFNATTSSNLFAPKTPSFTNTGFATSSTPFSSSGFGISTSTSPFTPSQPSTVFPQTSSPSLFSSSSSAYSFPAPAATATSTFNSNPFNPTPPAAQTGGAFTNPFGQNTTFSQPFSNPSTGFGLTISTAAGATSSQMGFSQPAPTFSVPFSSQPTQNSGFNFNSFNQTQSGYTGGLGSSTGILGQNNFGQLPVTQSSAAVQPLPATNPFGTLPAMPQMSIGRGGTAPSIQYGISSMPVVDKPAPVKVSYLLTSRHLSQRRVRLPARKYNPKNDDPRFPFFVDDEETDNTPKADALFLPRENPRALVIRPKEQWPQRVGGEKASPLKDTSTPVHENGKIPGEAGSEDKDKTPKENGIVKERANHVKVNQKPNGVHDDHSVQEGDSYMTLSGHRAGEAAIAYEHGADIEALMPKLRRTDYYTEPRIQELAAKERAEPGFCCRVKDFVVGRVGYGSIKFFGETDVRCLDLEALVQFNNREVIVYMDDNKKPPVGQGLNKPAEVTLLNITCTDKKTGRQFTEGPKTERYKQMLKKKAEDQGAEFVSYDALRGEWKFRVKHFSKYELREEDDWDTDAAAEDC, from the exons ATGTTCGGTTCTTCTAATC CTTTTGGACAGTCATCTAGCAGCCCGTTTGGGTCCCAATCGGTATTTGGGCAGACCAGCAGCACAAATAACAATCCTTTTGCCCCTAAGCCTTTTGGTAGTACAACCCCATTTGGTGCGCAAACAGGGAGTAACATGTTTGGAGGAACTTCAACTGGTGTATTTGGCGCAACTCAAGCTTCTTCACCTTTTCCTTCCTCCACAGCCTTTGGTGCTGCGTCCTCACCGGCTTTTGGAAATACAACGCCTGCTTTTGGAGCAACATCTAGTCCTTCACCATCACCTTTTGGTG GTTCATCTGGTTTTGGTCAGAAGCCTGTGTTTGGAGCATTTGGGTCCAATCCTGCTCAAACAAGTCCTTTTGGAAGTACAACTCAACCATCACAGCCAGCATTTGGGAGCAGTGTATTTGGTTCCTCCACGCCATTTGGTGGATCAAGTCAGCCAGCATTTGGTGCTACCACTACCCCAGCTTTTGGTGCTACAAGCACCCCAGCCTTTGGTGCTACAAGCACCCCAGCCTTTGGTGCTACAAGCAGTCCAGCCTTTGGTGCTACGAGTAGTCCAGCCTTTGGTGCTACCACCACCCCAGCTTTTGGTGCTACCACCACCCCCGCTTTTGGTGCTACCAGCACCCCTGCTTTTGGTGCTGCCACCACCCCAGCATTTGGAGCTACAAGTAGCCCGGCCTTTGGTTCCACAGCAAGTCCTACATTTGGAAGCACAGGAGCTGCATTTGGGGTGTCGAGTTCTCCCTTGTTTGGATCTGGGGGAGCTTTTGGGGCTTCAAGCACGCCGGCTTTTGGTTCATCTAGCTCGACCTTTGGTACTTCAACCAATCCTGCTTTTGGTGCTTCAAGTGCTCCTGGTTTTGGTGCGTCCAGTACTCCATCGTTCAGCTTTCCATCAACTCCTACCTTTGGCCAATCAAGTTCTGCATTTGGTAGCAGCCAGTTTACCACTTCATCTCCTTTTGGAGCACAGAGTTCTCCGTTTG GAGCTCAATCAACAACATTTGGGAACACTGGTGCCTTTGGGCAGTCAGCTTTTGGGGGCCAACAACGTGGGGGCAGTAGAGTGGCTGCATATGCTGCAACTCCTGAACCCGATGGTGGCACTGGGACTAGTGCTGCTGGGAAATTGGAGTCAATATCAGCAATGCCTGCATATAAAGAAAAAAGTCATGAAGAACTCCGCTGGGAGGATTATCAATTGGGGGATAAAG GTGGTCCAGCTCCTGCTGGTGCGAGTGGCTTTGGCATTACCACCTCACAGccaaaccctttgaatcctgCACAGGCATTTCCTCAAGCCTCAAGTCCTTTTAATGCCACAACTTCATCTAATTTGTTTGCTCCAAAAACTCCATCCTTCACAAATACAGGCTTTGCAACATCATCTACACCATTCAGTTCATCAGGTTTTGGGATTTCTACTTCAACTAGTCCTTTTACACCATCACAACCTTCTACAGTTTTCCCGCAAACCTCATCTCCGTCTCTCTTTAGTTCGTCAAGCTCTGCATATTCATTTCCTGCTCCAGCTGCGACAGCAACTTCCACGTTTAATTCAAACCCGTTCAATCCCACACCTCCAGCTGCCCAGACAGGTGGTGCTTTTACCAATCCATTTGGGCAGAATACAACATTTTCGCAGCCATTCAGTAACCCTTCTACTGGCTTTGGTTTAACGATCTCCACTGCTGCTGGTGCTACAAGCAGTCAAATGGGTTTTAGTCAACCAGCT CCGACTTTTTCTGTGCCCTTCTCATCTCAGCCAACTCAGAATAGTGGTTTTAACTTCAACAGTTTTAATCAAACTCAATCAG GCTACACAGGTGGTTTGGGAAGTTCAACAGGAATTCTTGGTCAGAATAACTTTGGACAGTT ACCTGTCACTCAAAGCTCTGCAGCTGTACAACCATTACCTGCTACAAATCCATTTGGAACGCTCCCTGCAATGCCACAGATGTCAATTGGTCGTGGTGGAACTGCACCGTCAATTCAATATGGAATTTCGAGCATGCCT GTCGTAGACAAACCTGCGCCTGTTAAGGTATCATATTTGTTGACCTCTCGACACCTGTCGCAAAGGCGGGTCAGGTTACCTGCGAGAAAATATAATCCTAAGAATGATGATCCAAGG TTCCCATTCTTTGTTGATGATGAAGAAACAGATAACACACCCAAGGCGGATGCTCTTTTCCTTCCCAGAGAAAACCCAAGAGCACTCGTCATTCGTCCAAAAGAACAGTGGCCTCAAAGGGTTGGTGGTGAGAAAGCATCCCCATTAAAGGATACTTCGACTCCAGTGCATGAGAATG GAAAAATTCCAGGAGAAGCAGGTTCTGAGGATAAAGATA AAACGCCAAAAGAAAATGGAATTGTGAAAGAGCGGGCGAATCATGTCAAAGTCAACCAGAAACCTAATGGAGTTCATGATGATCATTCTGTTCAGGAAGGGGACTCATATATGACACTAAGTGGGCATAGGGCCGGTGAAGCTGCTATTGCATATGAGCATGGCGCTGACATTGAGGCCCTAATGCCAAAGCTCCGGCGTACAGACTATTATACAGAGCCTCGAATCCAAGAATTGGCAGCTAAGGAAAGGGCGGAACCGGGGTTCTGCTGTCGTGTCAAGGACTTTGTGGTTGGACGAGTTGGGTATGGTAGCATCAAGTTCTTTGGGGAGACAGATGTGCGATGCCTTGATCTCGAGGCTCTGGTGCAGTTCAACAATCGGGAGGTGATAGTGTACATGGATGACAATAAGAAACCTCCCGTCGGGCAAGGCCTCAACAAACCTGCTGAGGTTACACTACTCAACATTACATGCACTGACAAGAAAACAGGACGTCAGTTCACAGAAGGCCCAAAGACTGAGAGATACAAGCAGATGCTGAAGAAGAAGGCAGAGGATCAAGGAGCCGAGTTTGTTTCCTATGACGCCTTGAGAGGTGAGTGGAAGTTCAGGGTAAAGCACTTCAGTAAGTACGAGTTGCGAGAGGAAGACGACTGGGATACCGATGCTGCTGCTGAAGACTGCTGA
- the LOC137713863 gene encoding uncharacterized protein, with protein MWFGGGAFRPSSSTGSGLISSATAFVRHFSRSRAENLRKINPKVSFPEANSIARDLYDVVKQHGPLTIPNTWVQAKESGVSGLTSKTHMKIMLKWMRGRKMLKLFPNQVGSTKKFLLCTLPEDAEVTQFRESSAVRLQHRKPSIKRKKQKK; from the exons ATGTGGTTTGGAGGCGGCGCGTTTAGACCTTCTAGTTCAACCGGAAGTGGTTTGATTTCAAGCGCCACCGCGTTTGTCAGGCATTTCTCCCGTAGCCGCGCGGAGAATCTGAGGAAAATCAACCCAAAAGTGAGCTTTCCGGAAGCTAATTCCATCGCTCGTGATCTATACGACGTCGTCAAGCAGCATGGCCCTCTGACCATCCCCAATACTTGGGTTCAGGCTAAG GAGTCTGGTGTCAGTGGATTGACGAGCAAAACACACATGAAGATAATGCTCAAATGGATGAGGGGAAGGAAGATGCTGAAGCTGTTCCCCAACCAAGTTGGTTCGACCAAAAAATTCTTGTTATGCACACTGCCTGAAGACGCTGAAGTTACTCAATTTAGAGAATCGTCAGCAGTAAGGTTGCAACATAGGAAGCCTTCCATTAAACGGAAGAAGCAAAAGAAATAG
- the LOC137713363 gene encoding probable cinnamyl alcohol dehydrogenase 1 has translation MSSDGANENCVGYAARDPSGVLSHYKFNRRALGADDVSIRITHCGVCYADVIWSRNKHGDSKYPLVPGHEIAGVVKEVGSNCHRFKVGDHIGVGTYVNSCRDCEYCNEGLEVDCVKGSVYTFNAVDADGTITKGGYSSHIVVHERYCFKIPDNYPLASAAPLLCAGITVYAPMKRHKMNQPGKSLGVIGLGGLGHIAVKFGKAFGLNVTVFSTSISKKEEALSQLGADKFVVSSDQEQMASLVKSFDFLIDTASGDHPFDPYMALLKTGGTLALVGFPSEVKFSPASLNLGRKAISGSVTGGTKDTQEMIDFCAAQGIHPMIEIIPIQYATEALERLVKKDVKYRFVIDIESSLK, from the exons ATGAGCTCCGACGGCGCAAATGAGAACTGCGTTGGATATGCTGCAAGGGATCCATCTGGAGTTCTATCCCATTACAAATTCAACCGCAG GGCTCTTGGGGCTGACGATGTTTCCATAAGAATTACTCACTGCGGAGTTTGTTATGCTGATGTGATTTGGTCAAGAAATAAACATGGAGATTCGAAGTATCCTTTGGTGCCTGG ACATGAGATCGCAGGTGTTGTAAAAGAGGTAGGTTCAAATTGTCATCGCTTCAAAGTTGGCGACCATATTGGAGTGGGAACTTATGTCAACTCATGCCGAGATTGTGAATATTGTAATGAGGGACTTGAAGTCGACTGCGTAAAGGGTTCGGTTTACACTTTCAATGCTGTTGATGCGGATGGTACAATTACAAAAGGAGGATACTCCAGTCACATAGTTGTCCATGAAAG ATACTGCTTCAAGATACCTGACAACTATCCCTTGGCTTCAGCAGCACCTTTGCTTTGTGCCGGAATTACTGTTTATGCTCCTATGAAGCGCCATAAGATGAACCAACCTGGTAAATCTCTAGGAGTGATTGGTCTTGGCGGTCTTGGTCACATAGCAGTGAAGTTTGGCAAGGCATTTGGTTTAAATGTAACAGTTTTTAGCACAAGCATATCCAAGAAAGAGGAAGCTCTAAGCCAACTTGGTGCTGATAAATTTGTGGTTTCATCCGACCAAGAGCAGATGGCG TCACTGGTGAAGTCTTTTGACTTCCTAATTGATACAGCATCTGGTGATCACCCATTTGATCCATATATGGCACTGTTGAAGACAGGCGGAACTCTGGCCTTGGTGGGATTCCCCAGTGAAGTCAAATTCAGTCCTGCAAGCCTTAATCTGG GGAGGAAAGCCATTTCTGGCAGTGTAACAGGCGGAACAAAGGACACGCAAGAAATGATTGATTTCTGTGCGGCTCAGGGAATTCACCCAATGATTGAAATAATTCCGATTCAATATGCAACTGAAGCGCTCGAGAGGCTAGTGAAGAAAGATGTGAAGTACCGGTTTGTGATCGATATTGAAAGCTCCCTGAAATGA